The following are encoded together in the Glycine max cultivar Williams 82 chromosome 8, Glycine_max_v4.0, whole genome shotgun sequence genome:
- the LOC102662414 gene encoding FBD-associated F-box protein At5g22730 — protein MKNQNRKKQGESAAKCKKEDYISKLPNSIICYILSYLKVKDAVTTSVLSSKWRNISCNPSNLILDEDNMLIKREHSLTYVLLHQSVVQRLEFKRDRTLAFVSNVNMYLSHVEEVQKIDKLKVCFTFRHNEYGSTDLDRWIRFAVEKNVEEIDLCLLEENHHHQINASPNDGYYVFPCEVVGNYEGESGSKSFLKSLRLAHCVLAPHMLHNLGFSTLTTMELFKVDLKSELHIQILLSSCSNLEFFGLSECYNMKNLKIEHPYCQKLKYLKVKLCQELKKLVLYSTSLEALEFKGSKIEFVFDAPRLKTFYSPVSDTDACHKELWPVFRLPIDIPQLETLIMECSCNMGKVMTNRLPTLTFPCLRHLEVIKVSTQRQDLWWVARILKACPMLQRLELHLKTYLCIDDDVRERGWPPKFEHNHLKEVVITGIKGYLCEIEIAIYLLRNAISLEKMTIDPRAKVYTENGKWGQAEAFGNWSRVGKPKVHRHLKQEANSSAVELLIK, from the exons ATGAAGAATCAAAATCGGAAGAAACAAGGGGAATCGGCAGCTAAGTGTAAAAAAGAAGATTATATCAGCAAACTTCCCAATAGCATCATATGCTACATCTTATCTTACCTCAAAGTCAAGGATGCTGTGACGACCAGTGTTCTTTCATCCAAATGGAGGAACATTTCTTGCAATCCAAGCAACCTTATTCTGGATGAAGACAACATGCTAATTAAGCGAGAACACTCTCTAACCTATGTTTTGCTCCACCAAAGCGTGGTGCAAAGGTTGGAATTCAAAAGGGACAGAACCTTAGCCTTCGTTAGTAATGTCAACATGTACTTGTCACATGTTGAAGAAGTCCAAAAGATTGACAAGTTAAAGGTTTGCTTCACATTTCGCCATAATGAGTATGGCTCCACTGATCTTGATCGGTGGATTCGTTTCGCCGTCGAGAAAAATGTGGAAGAGATTGATCTTTGCTTGTTGGAAGAGAATCATCATCACCAGATCAATGCTAGTCCAAATGATGGATACTATGTTTTCCCCTGTGAAGTTGTTGGCAATTATGAGGGTGAAAGTGGCTCCAAGTCATTTCTGAAGAGTCTTCGATTGGCACATTGTGTACTTGCACCCCACATGTTACATAACTTGGGTTTTAGCACACTTACCACTATGGAACTCTTCAAAGTAGATCTGAAATCTGAATTGCATATTCAGATTTTGTTGTCTAGCTGCAGTAACCTTGAGTTTTTTGGGCTGTCTGAATGTTACAACATGAAGAATCTGAAGATAGAGCACCCCTATTGCCAGAAGTTAAAGTACCTGAAGGTGAAGCTTTGCCAGGAGTTGAAGAAACTTGTGCTCTACAGCACCAGCTTGGAGGCCTTGGAATTCAAGGGAAgcaaaattgaatttgtgttCGATGCTCCAAGACTTAAAACTTTCTACAGTCCTGTGAGTGATACTGATGCTTGTCATAAGGAGCTTTGGCCAGTCTTTAGGCTTCCCATTGACATACCCCAGCTGGAAACTTTGATCATGGAATGCAGCTGTAACATG GGTAAGGTTATGACAAACAGATTGCCGACGTTGACATTTCCATGTTTGAGGCATCTGGAAGTTATCAAAGTGTCCACACAACGACAGGACCTGTGGTGGGTTGCGAGAATTCTGAAGGCATGCCCTATGCTTCAACGACTAGAGTTGCAT CTGAAGACCTATCTTTGTATTGATGATGATGTAAGGGAAAGAGGTTGGCCTCCCAAATTTGAGCATAATCATCTCAAGGAAGTTGTAATAACCGGCATTAAAGGATACTTATGTGAAATTGAAATTGCAATTTATCTTCTAAGGAACGCAATTTCACTTGAGAAGATGACAATAGATCCACGTGCAAAAGTTTACACTGAAAACGGAAAATGGGGTCAAGCAGAAGCTTTTGGGAATTGGAGCAGGGTAGGGAAGCCGAAGGTCCATAGACATCTAAAGCAAGAAGCTAATTCTTCAGCAGTGGAATTGTTGATAAAGTAA